The stretch of DNA TCAGCCAGGTGACCCATCAGCTCTCCAGTTCAggaaacatcaaagaagctcaGAAACCGATGACCCGCCAGAACTGCACACTGTACAAAGCTCCGCCGGGATCCAAACGACctcttagaactacgggaggttcaaactcctgtcattcatttttagcttacagaaaaagcGCCAAGccgccaaataaacaaaagcaaactgaccaataagattTAAGCCTTGGCGTGCCCTTTGACCTCCACAGACTCAGACGTGCGCTAcgtacaagatgttttgacacataagatcttttttttctccacagttttgtTAATTGTAAAGAGGGTTAGATaataaaaatttcagaaattattctcttctttttttcaagaaaaatctTAAGGTAGGCGGAGGCTGCAGGCGCTGCTGCCCTCCGATAAAATCCTGCATAGTTCTGAACTTTAACCATAGaaaaggaatttattttaaacttttttttataatttacttttaaaaaatctaaatataaacaaatgctATTAATTCgatgtaaaaactttaaattaaataatttctttggcATTGCTGCCTAATGACAATGGCTATTTTTAGAACTTGCTCCGCCGGCGAAGCACGAAGGAAATTCGTAGTAAagagaaatgaaagcaaaacatacTTAGTGACATGtaaacaaagacttttttttaaatctaagagCTCATTAAAATTCTCCTCATATATTTGTGCatgctttcttttcatttctaattACGGGATTGAcgtcagtttttaaatgtgacagAGCACAAGAATGAGAATAGACTAAACACTACATTTCTATGAATGGACTTTTATGTATGTAAAATAagtctgtgattttattttatttctaacgACATCAACACGAAGTAAGTAAaaggataaacaaaaaaaaaacataaataagttaaaatacacaaaataaaaacaagtacGACCACACAAAAGTTAATCTGttgcttaaaataaatcttgaccttttattttattatagtttttccttatttctatttacttatAACAAATACACGAATGAATTAATGTCATGATATAGGTTTGTATTGCAGTACgttgatttaaaatgatgtgTATCCCAATCCTGAGGGCTACAGAAGAACAGATAGCAATATAATCTGCTAAGGATTCCTACTTTGACTTGATGACCGGAAAAATTCCTAGTTTGGTGTGTTAAATTAAACTTATGTTTATTAAAGTACAGTTCCCTGACTACAAGTTCAAATGTCTCAAAAATAAAGCCTAAAACTGTGATAACTCCAACACATTTTTCTCGGATTGTAAGacaagtttatatttaaataaaatcgtcttcatctgtttttgtttgtgcctcttcataattattttttcataagcACTGCTGACTGCACTGCCTTCTAATAAAAGTTgtgaatgtcattttttttaaatgagggtTTCTGCTTGTAAAAAGAAACTAactttaaatatgaatatatatatatatatatatatatatatatatatatatatatatatatatatatataaaaaaaacagataatgaAACAACTGATAGTTTTGCTTTCCAGTAAGCAGAACAGGTTTTTCTGGAAGAAAGCCCGTCTTTTCCTAATAAAACAACTGATAGTTTGTCTACCAGCAAGTAAAGAAGAACAGGTTATGTTTCTGGAAGAAAGCCTGTGTTGTACTGTGGTTTATGTACGATACCTGAACTTTATCGTACATAACTTGTACATAAATATGCACACTAAAGCAAAAGTGACTTGCTGGTAAGACAGTGTCTGGTTGAAACACCGCTCAGTGAGGAAGAGGCCATTACACCATCcgaaacaaaaagtcaaattacAATTTCCAAATACACGCACTCCCTTAAAAACATATTCCAGAGAACCTTTTTCTAATTGTGAAgtacggtggtggcagcatcatgttgcggggttgttttgctgcagcaggGACTGGTGAATTTAACCAAACAGATCATCATGTGcaaatactgcagctttattaaaaaacacacctATATATATAAGctaaaaatacaaccaaatTAATTACAAACTGGCTTAACGATGGAGTGGCCTTCGCAAAGTTTTCatctcaaatgaaaacaaattcataacACAGTTGAAAAGATTTTGTTAGTATCTTTAGACCAACTACTACTTTGAGAAGCTCAAGTCCAAAATGTGGCTGAAATCACAGAGTTTCAAAGACAGTTCTACCAATTGCTAAAAGAATTATTCTATTTACAAACATATTATTTTGTTAATCCTATTTTACGTAATACAGGAAAACATTTAGTCAGATTCAATCTCAGATAGcaaggaaaatgtttacatttctataaaatgtgTGCAAACGTGTGGTCTCAAAGAAAGGTTTTATACTTTTCCTGCACCGACTGGATTAGAGAACTTCCtccaaatgtaaataaaacattccagCTGCACCTTCATAACCAGTTTGGTTGACCAGACAAGAATAGTGTTAGTTTGACAACAGAAATAGTAGaaatatttactgtacataCTTTAATTATCCATTACATCTTGACATAAATTTATTCCTTCTATTTGTTACTAAAGTCATATTGACTTTATTTACagtctttgagtttttttcttatcaatGTGTCATTCAGAAGGAAATCAACACGGTTTTGAGAATGTCTTTGCATTTATGTTTTGggaaatttaacttttaatttgagaaaGAATGTGTTAAAtcaattcatttcatttatttaaattttgatcTTTGAAGCAGATACTTTAAAAAGTTGACACATGAGCAATTTATGTaagattactgaaatgtttattcaaaatctaaaaaagttttagttctgcattctgtgattttcttttttaatgataGGAATTTCTGCACAGTTTGGAtctgcaacttttttttagcaactGACTAAACATGGCATTACATAACTGGACAAGGTTGTTgttgtgtaatatttaaattactgTGATGATCTGAGATCAAAACCGGAAACATCTGCTGGCTTTTCTAGATATcacacacaccaaacacacactCCTTTCTGTTGTCAGTCTTTCTTCTACAACACATGACAGTTCAGTGGTtggaaggattttattttaaatattgtgtggaaataaaaataactttttaaatgttgcttttattagTGCAGTAATTAATTAGCAGTAAAGAATTATTCATAGATGCATTTTCCTTCTTATGGAGGGAATTTCATTTGCTGtctttgaattttattttttattcaaagtttcACTCAGAAGGAAATCAACTTGGTTTTTAGTTTTCTGAGATTGTGTTTGCATCTACATTTTGGGAAAGTGAAAAAAGAGTCATTGTTCTGCATTCTGTGAACTTTTagtctgtttgaaaataatCAATTTGTCATATTAtgtcttgtttattttacaaaatgacGTTTGTAAACTAGATTTACATTAGCAGTGCACATCAATATGTTGTATAGGATGgtggagacatttttaatattgttgatactaaaaatgtataaataattgtacatttaaCCATGAGAATATGAAGGTTAAGTGTAATTTCATGTGGGAATAATTTAGGAGTTTATTTGGTTCTTGAGTATAAGATGAACAGGAAATCATAAGATTTCTTCCTTTTCGAAcaaattctggaaaatttcATGTCAGTGGgcatgatgattattattactattttttctgtttttactttttgtctgtttgaaataaataaaatgaaaggaatACAACCTGAACACAGCATTACTGACATAaacctggtggtggcagcatcatgctgtggcgCTGCTTTTCTTCACTCAGGACAGTCaagcaggtcagagttcagtgaGATGAAGCTCAAGCCTTGAAGAAAACGTGTTAGAAcatctaaaatgatttattccAGCCTACCCAACGTTTCatagtttatttgtaaaaattgtgACAATCATGCATCATTGCTGCTTTTTGCCagcaaaacacattgaaattcGTGACAAAGTTCAACAGGTTGGTTTACTTTTGTGAAGCACTGTAATTCCAAACCTTATCAAATTCCTCCTTTTATGCGttataatgataaaaataaaaaaaataaaaactgtgagaAAACAGTCAGCTGCAGTAGACGTGTATAAATAGTTTCTACTTGGAGCAAATATCCAGCTATTTCTGTACTTGTTTAATCAGCACACTACACCTGGACAggttaaataaacatgtttttatagtttCATATAGAGTTTTGATGTGCAAATTGTAAAAACtggttgattttaaaaatattttatataaataagtaattttaaagCTATTATAGATTTAGAAACCGGTATTTTGTGAGCCTCTCAGCCCCCACCCTCGTGTGTTTTCCCCTCCCACCCGCGGCTCAGCTGCtcttctgcagtttttctcaCTATAAAACCCAGGTTGACACTGGCTGTCATTTTGTCCCCGCTTCTTTCTGTCCTGCTCTTTCTGTGCATCGTCCGCTGGAACCCTGGCCAGACCGGACCGACTGGACTGAACCTGCAGTTTCAGGTATGAACTTTATTGAACTGAGCAGCATGTTTGACTCAGCAGTGCGTTCAGTTTTTTGGGATTAGGAGGGTTTAAGTCGGCCATTGAAGTGGTCCGTATTGGTGAGCAAAAGGCTGAGCTGGCTTTGAACCACAATCAAACTGTGTGATTATCGAATGGACACTAAATGTAGGCAAGCCACAGTTTTTTAATCAGATATCTTGTCCTTTTTATTATTCACCTTTACTGAGAATGATAACAAATTGAATGCTAGCTTTATGAttctttttctctctcgctGTATCGTTtacattacattgttttttagGACTGGAAAAGGAACGACATCGGTGAAAATGTTCAAGCTGTTACCGGAGCTGGTGCTCCTGCTGGGGTAAGGGTGCTCAAACAGGCCACACACTGACACAGGGAACACAAAGTTAGACAATCATAATCCATCTATGGTGcatatttataattattgttgttatgaaatacattttttgataaTGGCATGTATTTACACACACTGTATAAAAAGTGATTCTGTCAGACTGTGGACTTTGTAATGGCTTCTCCAAAACACTGCCTTGTTGTCCTGGAGCCACTTTGTAACTAACCTGACTGAATCTTTTGTCCATTTACtcatttcatttgttcattATTGACCAGTGTGCCAAAGGTTTCATTTCCAATTTGATAGTTTGAGATGTTGCTACTTTTCATGCCACCCTCTGGTATCTTGCaatctttctcctttttctcctaATATAAcgatcgattactaaaataattgttagtcgCAGCCATAATGCCAGTAATGATGATGCATAAACACCAAATGCTACTGAATGCTACTTCTCCAGGCTTAAGAAGTTCTGGGTgtggaacagaaccagaatcagagccagaagacctgagaggtctggaaggttgatacaacatcagatctttaatgtattgtgttgCTAAGCCGtttagtgatttataaactaacaacattatttaatactttgttctctgagctacagggatcCTAGGGACTTTAAAATTGGTGTGGTGtcctctatcttcctggttttagtcagaacacgagcagcagcattctggaccagctgcagctggaagaCTAGATGATTTGGtactaaagataaatgcatggatgagtttctctagatctcgcTGAGACATAAATCCTCTAATCCTGGAGATGTTcatcaggtgatagaaggccgactttgtaaccctctgtatgtggctctgaaggttcaggtcagagtccatcagtactcccaggtttcaggtctgatcgctggtttttagttgtaataaatgaaactgtgcattgactctagaccAGAGTCGGTCGTCGAGGGCCgtcatcctgcatgttttagttctctctttggtttaatgcacctggatccaatgattaGAGGCTTAAGAAGagcactgacatgctgaaaaggttgttggtaccaccagggagagaactaaaacatgcaggatactggccctcgaggaccgactttgggcaccacggctctagatcgttcctctttaggtccaaaaataataacttcaatTTTGTTTCCGTTCAGCTGgagaacattttgtcacatcaacacatttatctgttctaagaaTCTGTTCAATGCTCGGAtgggttcagagtcacctggGTTCAGAGTCCAGGTGACTCTGAACTAATGTAAAGCTGTGTATCATCAGcgtagttatggtagctaatcttATTTCCAGTTATAACTTGAGCTAGTGGGAAATATAAAGATATTAAATAAGAGGGGttctaggattgaaccttggggtaccccacatatTCTGTCCGCTTCCATGAGAAGTTAcctattgaaacaaagaaatctctgttctttatgtaaaatTCAAACCAGTTGAGTACTGGACCAGAAAGTCCGACTCAACTGTCCAGCTGTTttagtaatatgtcatggtcaacggTTTTAAAATGCTGCACTGAGACCCAAGAGAAccagtcctttaatcctggaaatgttcttcaggtgatagaaggctgattTTGTAACTATCTTCATGTGTTTCTGAATGTTCAGGTCTGAGATCGTCACCACACAgacctgatctctagtttctagcTATAATAATTGAAGCTGTGTGTTGACTCTGGATCGCTCCTTTtgaggtccaaagataataatttcagttttgtttctgttcagctagAGAAAGTTTTTTCACATCCAGACATTTTATCTTTTccgtcacctggtgacatcataatgccACTTAGCTGCTACGTGCCTGGACAGTATAATGAAccggtttcattttgtttttagagtcGTCGGGTTTAGTTTTGGAGCAATCCAGAGACCCGACTATGACGACACTCCAAACCCTGAGTTCTTGAACCCTTCCTGGATGGCCAGCATCCCTGATGATCAGCCGCTGTCTGTTGTCACGATGCCAGGAACGCACAACACCATGTCTCTGTATGGCGGCGTCTACGCAGAGTGTCAGACCTGGAGCCTGGCCTCCCAGCTCCGAGCCGGCATCCGTTTTCTAGATGTCCGCGTGCGTCACGTCAACGGGAATCTCACCATCCACCACGGAGTCTCCTACCAGTGGGCTCACTTTGGACAAGTGTTAGAGGGCGTGTTTGACTTCCTGCACGAATACCCAAGTGAGACGGTGCTGATGCGTGTGAAAGAGGAATTCAGTGAGACAAATAACATCTACGGCGCTGTGGTCGACTTCATCCATCGCTACGGCCATTGGGACCTGCTGTGGCACAGCCG from Xiphophorus maculatus strain JP 163 A chromosome 13, X_maculatus-5.0-male, whole genome shotgun sequence encodes:
- the LOC102223877 gene encoding uncharacterized protein LOC102223877 produces the protein MFKLLPELVLLLGVVGFSFGAIQRPDYDDTPNPEFLNPSWMASIPDDQPLSVVTMPGTHNTMSLYGGVYAECQTWSLASQLRAGIRFLDVRVRHVNGNLTIHHGVSYQWAHFGQVLEGVFDFLHEYPSETVLMRVKEEFSETNNIYGAVVDFIHRYGHWDLLWHSRLVPTMAEARGKLIILQDFTGPDLGMRYGSLDIADAWKVPSLLNLEEKWQSVYKHLEAAPSGNMAQIFLTYSSGAGVFAHPRAVAKGINPQLYEYLQAKTDQNQRLGIICMDFPAAPIIQTIINFQLREVVKTNKADVKRAIFYFRYMAKHFAANN